GCGAGCGGTCGTAGCCGCGCAGCGCGCCTGCCGCGTCGTCGCGCACGTTCTCGGCCAGCAGGCGTGGATCGGCGCGCGACACCTTGTCCATCGCGCGCCAGGCGCCGCCGTCGATGCGGTACTCGACCACGCTGTCGTCCTCGCCCATGAACACATTGGCGTAGACCGCCCAGGCGGGATAGGCGCCGTGCCGCAGCACTGCGGGCGCGTGCAGCGCCATCGCCGCGGTGAGCGACGGGTTGTCCGCGGGCAGCCGCGCGGGATGCCAGGACAGGCGGTAATCGCCGTCGGCATCGATCTTCAGCAACGCGTGGCCGTTGGGCGTGCCGTCGGCCATGGTGGCGTCGGGGATGCCGTCCGCGTCCGGGGCACCCGACCAGAACGCGCCGCTGGCCGCGCCGACGTTGTACTCGTGCAGCGGCGTGGCGCCGTGCCAGCCGTCAGCCGGCCCGTGCCGGTAATGGCGTTGGGTGTGGCGATGGCCGCTGAGCACCAGCACTCTCGGGAAGTCGCGCAGCAACACGAACAGCCGCTCGCGGTCGGCGCGGCGGAAGGTCTCGGCGCGGCCGGGCGCCGCGGTATCGAACAGCGGGATGTGCATCGCCAGCACCAGCAGGCGGTCGCGCGGCTGGGTGGGCAGCCAGGCCTCGAGCAGCGCGAACTGGTCCTCACGCAGGCCGCCGACGTAGCCGCCGCGCGCGCCCGGCAGCTTCACGACGTTGTCGAGCACGACGAAGGCGGCCTCGGGCTCCTCGCGCACATAGCTGTCCGGGCCGTAGCTGCGGTGGAACGCCGACAGCGATCCCTCGTCTCCTTCGGCACCCGGGTCGAGGTCATGGTTGCCCGGCACGTGCAGCCACGGGATGCCGAGCCTTGCGGTAACCGCGTTGACCTCCGGATACAGCGCGACGACGTCATCGACGATGTCGCCCAGGCTGATGCCGAAATCGGCGCCCATGCCGGCGTCGGCGCGCAGCGGCTCGACGATGTCGCGCGCGTAATAGTCGACATCGCGCATGGACTTGACCTGCGGATCGGCGAACAGCAGCACCGTCAGCGCGTCGCGGGCCGTGGCGGGTGCAGCCAGCGCCACCAGGAGCGCCACTCCAAGAATCCGGGTCGACCGAGGCATACATGTTCCGTCGCGAGCGATGGCCCATTATGCCGGCCGCCTTCGTTTGCAAAAGTACGATGCCGCGGGCATATGATCAGCCCTGGCGGGGGAGTAGGGGCCGACATGGAAGCAGGCACGTGCAGATGGGGATGATCCAGGCGAGGCCCGCGCCCGCCTGGCGGCTGCTGCTGACCTGCCTCTGCCTGCTCCTGGCATGCGCGACCAGCGCGTGGGCCGCGCCGACGCTGGGCCTTGGCGAGGCGACCCGCGAGATCGCGCTCTCGCCGTACATGAGCTACCACCACGACACTGAAGCCAGGGACCGGGTCGAAGATGCGTTGCGGCGCGTCGGCAACGGCGTGTTCGCCCCGCTGCCGCGCAACGATGCCGCCTTCGGCTTCCAGAAGGGGGCGTTCTGGTTCCATGCGGCCATCATCAACGAGAACCGTGCGGAACCGCGCTGGCTGCTGGTGCAGGCCTATCCGCTCAGTGACCAGATCGACCTCTATGTCCGCTACCCCGACGGTCGCATCGAGCACCGCGCGGGTGGCGACACCCTGCCCTTCGCCGAGCGCAGCATCCGTTACAGGCACCCCAACTTCCTGCTCGACCTGCCGGTCGGGCAGCGCGTGGAGCTGCTGATCCGGGTGCAGAGCCAGAGTTCGATGCAGGTGCCGCTGGTGCTGTACACGCCCAGCGCGTTCACCGAGATGTCGCGCGATGCGCAGTTCTCGATTGGCCTGTACTACGGGATCCTGCTGGCGCTGTTCTTCTACAACCTGGTGCTGTGGCTGGTGCTGCGTGATGCCAGCTACTTCTGGTACCTGTTCCACATCGGTGCATTCGGGCTGGTGCTGTTCTGCCTGAACGGCCTGGGGTTCGAATACCTGTGGCCGGACAACACCTGGCTCGCCGACAAGTCGGTGCCGCTGTCGATCAGCCTTGCGCTGGTGGGCATGCACCAGTTCGCGCGCGTGTTCCTCGGGCTGGGCGAACGCTGGCCGCGCGGCAACGTGGTCAGCATCATTGCCATTGCCGCGTTCGTCGCATTCGGCATCGCGGCGATCATCGTCCCGTACCGCATCATCACCCAGGCGGTGTCGCTGGCCGTGCTGGCCAGCATCATCTGGATCACGATCGTAAGCGTGGTGGCGCTGCGCCGCGGCTACGCGCCGGCGCGGCTTTTCCTGCTGTCGTGGAGCATGTTCCTCGCGGGCACGGGGGTATTCACCCTGGTCGCGTTCGGCGTGGTCCCCAAGTCGTTCTTCACCGAGTACGGCGTGCAGCTCGGCTCCGCCCTGGAGATGCTGTTCCTCTCG
This Luteimonas sp. MC1572 DNA region includes the following protein-coding sequences:
- a CDS encoding calcineurin-like phosphoesterase C-terminal domain-containing protein — its product is MALLVALAAPATARDALTVLLFADPQVKSMRDVDYYARDIVEPLRADAGMGADFGISLGDIVDDVVALYPEVNAVTARLGIPWLHVPGNHDLDPGAEGDEGSLSAFHRSYGPDSYVREEPEAAFVVLDNVVKLPGARGGYVGGLREDQFALLEAWLPTQPRDRLLVLAMHIPLFDTAAPGRAETFRRADRERLFVLLRDFPRVLVLSGHRHTQRHYRHGPADGWHGATPLHEYNVGAASGAFWSGAPDADGIPDATMADGTPNGHALLKIDADGDYRLSWHPARLPADNPSLTAAMALHAPAVLRHGAYPAWAVYANVFMGEDDSVVEYRIDGGAWRAMDKVSRADPRLLAENVRDDAAGALRGYDRSPEAEVSAHLWRGALPTDLDPGEHEVEVRTFDRWLGEQRAATRYRLDQAEPGHGTSP
- a CDS encoding diguanylate cyclase, whose translation is MGMIQARPAPAWRLLLTCLCLLLACATSAWAAPTLGLGEATREIALSPYMSYHHDTEARDRVEDALRRVGNGVFAPLPRNDAAFGFQKGAFWFHAAIINENRAEPRWLLVQAYPLSDQIDLYVRYPDGRIEHRAGGDTLPFAERSIRYRHPNFLLDLPVGQRVELLIRVQSQSSMQVPLVLYTPSAFTEMSRDAQFSIGLYYGILLALFFYNLVLWLVLRDASYFWYLFHIGAFGLVLFCLNGLGFEYLWPDNTWLADKSVPLSISLALVGMHQFARVFLGLGERWPRGNVVSIIAIAAFVAFGIAAIIVPYRIITQAVSLAVLASIIWITIVSVVALRRGYAPARLFLLSWSMFLAGTGVFTLVAFGVVPKSFFTEYGVQLGSALEMLFLSIALSYRYASLRNENERIVSDANLMLERKVAQRTSEVRHALVQLEEAHARLRDSSRRDGLTGLYNRTYFHEAFERMLRDCNDDGQPLSLLMIDLDHFKSVNDEYGHLVGDECLRWATQRIGRALRPHDALPARFGGEEFVVALPGHDLHAAVAVAEEVRQSLLAEPCVSNGDIIRMSASVGVHTIEPGAIDDIDDAFQIADQALYSAKANGRDCVRTSISAA